TCATAATATGACCTAATTATGTTACAACGAAACTTCTTGACATTGACATCCACTTCAGCTCTGCCTCTGCATAAAAACGCCGGCGTGCACAGGTATGCCGATTGCAATGTCGCGCCAAGTGGATAGACGCACTTCTCTCTGTGAAAATTTGCTCCATAGGGTATTCCAGCAGGCTGCATCTTTGAACCTCTTGATATTATAGGAATTCAGTATTTATTCAGACCATTATAGTCTGATTTTATCAGTGAAGTTACTCTCATCAAATACAATAAACGCATGAAGAGGAACAACTTTACGCACAGCACATCTGCTACCACAATGAAGATAATTCTACTCGTTATGGTATTTTCCCTCGTTTTGGCAACTGTCCTCtgccaaaaaatccattttgatGACAGTTGGAGAGAAGACAATGAAACGGTAGGATACTTCTctcaaaaaaatgtattttaaatattTGACAATGGCCTATAGTGTCATTGTCGATATTAAGATAAATGTTTCAGCACTGTCCTGTACATTTGGAAATGTGGACTATTTAAGAAGATGCCACAAGCAGTGATAGGCTTCATAATAAGCATCTCATGATTAGCCTAGGCTACTATCAAATGAATAAGCTAAATTGTGTATTTTATTATTCAGAGCAAATGGCCACAATCTGAGCCATATAAAGAAATCCTGAAAAGAATGACTCGAAAACCTGAGTCACGCCAATTCTTTGGTCTTATGGGGAAAATAGGTTCTGGTAGGCTAACTACTTTCTAGTAATAATTCAATATTTTAAAGGATATACATTCTATTTCTATAAAAGCTAATCTGTATTTTTGCTTTGTCCCTTCCACTCTTTGCAGCGAAATCCCAGGTAACAAGAAGAAGTAAGTGTTGCATGCATTAGACACTGTTGGCAATGACCGTTTCTATTCCATTTTACTGAGGCTACTAGTATGAAGATATGAATGGGATATAAGgcacagagatcctattaaattatgtaattctatgataTAAGGTATGAAATCCACTAAGGTGGAACTGTTCTCATGCCATATACAATTCCTACAAGAGACTCTCTGGTGTGTAATCACTGTGGGAGATTCACTTTTTTCAGTCTGAAATAGCCCTACTCTCGCCTCTTttccagggcagaaatttgagtCTTTTGTTGGACTGATGGGTAAAAGGAGCTCAGAGGAACAAGGTAAACTACCAGCATCTATGACTCATTCTCTGAGTGACAGTGTTTTTTCTCTTAGGACATACAGTTGATAACTGTTATTCCTGCAGGTTCCTTCTAATGGATCTCAAAAGCAGCTACATACAACTTTGCATCAAAAGAACCAAGTGTGTACCAGGATGCACTGAAAGTGTTTGCATGATTGTTTCAGTCAAGTGTGATGTCCAATATTTTGATAACATTTTGCGTCAGCAAATTAACAGTACTTGCAAAAATTGCTTTAGAAAATTGAGGAAAATCCATATTACTGTGGTGTGAAATATGTCAAATCTATTCAGGCATATAACCTGTTAGTCCTCTGAAAACATTCATATTATGCATGCAATGTGGCAGAATACTTACATCAAAAGTAAAACAACTGAGAAATGCAGAAAAAAGGAAACCCATGTTGCCTTCTGGCGGAGATATGTAGACAAAGCAGATTAATACTCAACTACAGAGCAAAATAAGTAACACATTTAAACTGTTAAAAtttcagtaggcctacataaTAGGTATTCTGAATTTAGTAATGCAGTATCAACATGCATCTCTTAGCAGAATTTATTGCATTGCAAGTCTATCATCACATGTTTATTAAGTGACTTTgtacaatacaaataaaaaataaaataaaaaatacagatGGAGTACATAGCCAAAGCAAACTGTGGTGTTGACTTTCCTTTCCCACTTAATCTGATCACACGTATGTGGAGTTACAGAAATATTCCTTTCATTTTTTTTTTGCTCTTTGCACGACTACTGAATGTATTTTAAACAGTCAATCCTCTTCAGAAACTGGTCAAAGCTTCAGAAGAATTCTCGAACATACAAAAAAGTATTACTTTAGCTGGCTcggtatatataaaaataaactaactgaaatataacatttatgaAGTTAATTGTGGTCCAAGGAGGCTAGTGAAATTTGCTAAAAACAGAAGAAAGCGTTACATTTTGGAAAAAGCTTTAGCCATAAAAAAGCCCAAGGTGCATTTTAGCCTCTAGATTTCCCATTACTCCTGTTGAGACACTGAGACAGTTGTTTCGTGTTAGGCTACACTGAGACAGTTGTTTCGTGTTAGGCTACACTGAGACAGTTGTTTCGTGTTAGGCTACACTGAGACAGTTGTTTCGTGTTAGGCTACACTGAGACAGTTGTTTCGTGTTAGGCTACACTGAGACAGTTGCGTGTTAGGCTACACTGAGACAGTTGTTTCGTGTTAGGCTACACTGAGACAGTTGTTTCGTGTTAGGCTACACTGAGACAGTTGTTTCGTGTTAGGCTACACTGAGACAGTTGTTTCGTGTTAGGCTACACTGAGACAGTTGTTTCGTGTTAGGCTACACTGCATGGGGAGCTGTTCAGTATGAGGTTTATCTGTTACACTTTACTAAACAAAAGGATTTTAATGCCATTTCCTTTTCACATCATGGGAGAGCTTTTGTGCATGTAAACGAATAAAACCCCTGAAACATGATTGTACAACAGTTCATTTTTTTTGTTGCTCTGCATAAAACTGTAGACATCAGTTGTTAAATAGACATAGCaaccttggggggggggggggacagtaTTCAGTTATATATGGGTTTGGCCTGTCTAAGACGGTAAGTTTCGTTAAGGTAAACACATTCCTTGGAGAAGTCCACAGGCAGCTCTCTTCCGGTCATTGTGACAGTACATGCAGACCCAGCTGGGCTGTACAAGAGCTTTGGTGTTGGTTTGGTGCCACACACGGATGTCCGGGCTGGCAACATTGGCAACAAGTACAACTTGGTGTTTCTGCAAACTGTCTCTAAAATATCTTTCCCTTCTTTTTGTTCTTTTCCAGAGTCCTGTAGAGGAGATAATGTAGTACATGAGGCAATATATTGATGAGATATGATTATACAACAGTGACATCTATTGGGACACGCTGGTATTACGTTCTGCACAGACCGTTGATTTTGTGTCCAGTTTAGCTTTTTTCTCTATCCAACAGACAAATAGAGCTACATTAGTAACAACCAAAGTCAGCACTACAGATCAGGGGCGTGACAGGCAGTGTTACCTGGAGGCATCCATTCTCTGTTGCTCCAGACGCTGATTGGTCTCCCAGTTGGCCCGGTCATCCTCAAACTGGCGTCTCTTCTCCTCCAGCTCCTTGTGCTGGGCCTCCAGATTCTTCTTCATCTGCTCATGACGCCTCGAGAGCTGCAGAAGAAGAGAGAGTCAGAAAAT
This DNA window, taken from Coregonus clupeaformis isolate EN_2021a unplaced genomic scaffold, ASM2061545v1 scaf0281, whole genome shotgun sequence, encodes the following:
- the LOC123484347 gene encoding protachykinin-like, with the translated sequence MKRNNFTHSTSATTMKIILLVMVFSLVLATVLCQKIHFDDSWREDNETSKWPQSEPYKEILKRMTRKPESRQFFGLMGKIGSAKSQVTRRRQKFESFVGLMGKRSSEEQGSF